The Victivallaceae bacterium genome contains a region encoding:
- a CDS encoding type II secretion system protein, with protein sequence MYNNRKKRSVTLIEIMIVIFLIGLIGGVLAINMKGSVDKGKEFQTHQNCAKIYDILMMEYATGDRSLDQIVSDYRVLVKNSPFCKNGDKVLKDGWGHDLIVEIQEGTDDIKVYSKKIPINNA encoded by the coding sequence ATGTATAATAATAGAAAAAAAAGATCCGTTACGTTGATCGAAATCATGATAGTTATTTTTCTGATAGGTCTGATTGGCGGAGTTTTAGCTATTAATATGAAGGGTAGTGTGGACAAGGGCAAAGAGTTTCAAACACATCAAAATTGTGCAAAAATTTATGATATTTTGATGATGGAATACGCTACCGGTGATAGATCTCTTGATCAGATAGTTTCCGATTACAGGGTTCTCGTTAAAAATTCACCGTTTTGTAAAAACGGAGATAAAGTTCTTAAGGATGGTTGGGGACATGATTTGATAGTCGAAATCCAGGAAGGTACCGATGATATTAAAGTATATTCGAAAAAAATTCCTATCAACAACGCCTGA
- the sctS gene encoding type III secretion system export apparatus subunit SctS, whose protein sequence is MLTTSFRAVLFEYSYQALLLILIVSAPPIILASLVGIMVAIFQAATQIQEQTFAFAIKLVVIFGTLMISGGWLSNLIYRFASQVFHNFYKWK, encoded by the coding sequence ATGTTAACCACATCTTTCAGAGCCGTACTTTTCGAGTACTCATACCAAGCTCTTTTACTCATTCTCATAGTCTCAGCGCCTCCGATTATACTCGCATCCCTGGTCGGGATTATGGTCGCCATTTTTCAAGCGGCAACGCAAATTCAGGAACAAACCTTTGCTTTCGCAATTAAACTTGTTGTTATCTTCGGCACTTTAATGATCTCCGGAGGTTGGTTAAGCAATCTTATTTATAGATTTGCTTCCCAGGTATTTCATAATTTTTATAAATGGAAGTAG
- the sctR gene encoding type III secretion system export apparatus subunit SctR, which produces MRFFVLVFLSLLCFGTIGFASNFQEAPIQKAPRHYMPPITSQDVLPQTDLSSGTFSDTYPDLTTQAIVLVFLALLPFFVMLLTSYLKIIITLVLLRNALGVQQTPPSQVLNGVALILSIYVMFPTGVAMYQSARQEIQEQSKMQASLFSAEGAEKVFITINKSKEPLREFLIRNTPKSQIQSFYKASQKTFPAEIKKSLSTKDFVIIMPAFIMGQIKNAFEIGVLIYLPFFVIDLVTANVLVAMQMMMLSPLSISLPLKLLLVVMVDGWTLLLQGLMISFK; this is translated from the coding sequence ATGAGATTTTTTGTTTTGGTTTTTCTTTCTTTGTTGTGTTTCGGTACGATCGGTTTCGCATCGAACTTTCAGGAAGCCCCCATCCAAAAAGCTCCCAGACATTACATGCCTCCCATAACTTCTCAAGACGTCCTGCCTCAAACCGATCTTTCTTCGGGGACGTTTTCAGATACTTATCCCGATTTGACCACACAGGCAATCGTCCTCGTCTTTCTTGCTTTGTTACCTTTTTTCGTGATGTTATTGACGTCTTATTTAAAGATAATCATTACTCTCGTGCTTTTAAGAAATGCTCTCGGCGTTCAACAAACTCCTCCCAGTCAAGTGCTCAATGGAGTTGCGCTTATTTTATCGATATATGTTATGTTTCCTACAGGTGTAGCCATGTATCAAAGCGCGCGGCAAGAAATTCAAGAACAATCCAAAATGCAAGCCAGTTTATTTTCGGCAGAGGGAGCAGAGAAAGTCTTTATCACAATTAATAAATCTAAAGAACCGCTAAGGGAATTTTTGATTCGGAACACACCGAAATCACAAATCCAAAGCTTTTATAAAGCTTCCCAAAAGACTTTCCCAGCCGAAATCAAAAAATCTCTTTCCACTAAGGATTTTGTGATTATTATGCCCGCTTTTATTATGGGGCAAATTAAGAATGCTTTTGAAATTGGCGTTCTGATCTATTTACCGTTTTTTGTGATTGATCTAGTAACGGCGAACGTTCTCGTAGCCATGCAGATGATGATGTTATCGCCTTTGTCCATTTCTCTCCCTCTTAAATTATTATTGGTGGTCATGGTTGACGGATGGACTCTATTACTGCAAGGCTTAATGATAAGCTTTAAATAA
- a CDS encoding EscT/YscT/HrcT family type III secretion system export apparatus protein produces the protein MATTLPKLLSSLDSVYFNFIFQKHPAIVWQTFLLLMARVLPIFAIVPYLGAKLLPSPIKLGVSITYMAIAFPKILMDTTFVQYNSDALFYLLILKEVFIGCLMGFIAAFPFYATQSAGSFIANQQGIQGMEGAISMISMEQSAPQGILYHYMATLIFWLCGGPIILMDLITFSLQVIPLSHFLPPDFMSMHTPFWVTMIKICQLCLVVTIQLGAPATLAMLLSDLFLGIINRMAPQVQVIYLLSALKAFMGLLFLTISWWFILKQLDLFVVAWLKKMRDILFG, from the coding sequence ATGGCGACCACGCTTCCCAAGCTATTATCCTCTCTCGATTCCGTTTACTTTAATTTTATCTTTCAAAAGCACCCTGCGATCGTTTGGCAAACGTTTTTATTATTGATGGCTCGAGTACTACCGATATTCGCAATCGTCCCTTATTTAGGAGCCAAACTGCTGCCGTCTCCTATCAAACTGGGCGTATCCATAACCTATATGGCCATAGCATTTCCGAAAATTCTCATGGATACGACATTCGTTCAATATAATTCGGATGCTCTATTTTATCTTCTTATACTAAAAGAAGTTTTTATCGGATGTTTGATGGGATTCATTGCTGCGTTTCCTTTTTATGCTACTCAATCGGCAGGTTCCTTTATTGCCAACCAACAGGGTATTCAAGGTATGGAAGGGGCCATTTCCATGATCTCCATGGAACAAAGTGCTCCTCAAGGTATCCTTTATCATTATATGGCTACTTTAATTTTTTGGTTATGCGGCGGACCGATCATTTTGATGGATCTGATCACTTTCTCATTACAGGTTATTCCCTTGTCTCATTTTTTACCTCCGGACTTTATGAGCATGCATACTCCTTTTTGGGTAACGATGATTAAAATATGTCAACTATGCTTAGTCGTTACGATTCAACTCGGAGCTCCGGCAACGCTGGCTATGTTGTTGTCCGATCTATTCTTGGGTATTATCAATAGGATGGCACCTCAAGTACAAGTCATTTACCTATTATCGGCTTTGAAAGCCTTTATGGGTCTTTTATTCTTGACGATATCTTGGTGGTTCATTCTTAAACAACTCGATCTTTTCGTAGTTGCTTGGCTCAAGAAAATGCGCGATATTCTATTCGGCTAG
- a CDS encoding type II secretion system F family protein, with amino-acid sequence MPLFQYSYLNERQRKKKAFINADSYEGAREKLLKSNFHILSLTEKKGTEAVKKRCSAAQLILFTKQLRLLISSGLPAYESLRNLEERFFGDSLGVVIRFLSDKLREGIPLSQAMLEYPEFFNDFYRTTIVSGESIGDLEGALLRLEENLTSEAAFKKQLLSSLSYPLTLFLFSLGVIGFFLIAVVPSLQEVFEESGLNTTTRLVFGASKFLCTYKWGLFLGFFTGGGLIFFFHRKWGLKKHVMNALMIADFIKRLIIKLSLGRFFRVLNVLLQGGSNLVTAVAIASRSLNPESLRTAVDEAMDRVVAGGRLSQELAVYPFIPKTVIQMVALGEDTGDLSTTSGYLADIYDEEVRRFLQMFVFWSQPLILVFLGGIIALVMLAVLVPLTGGLGF; translated from the coding sequence TTCAATATTCCTACTTAAATGAACGTCAGCGGAAAAAGAAGGCTTTTATAAATGCCGATAGTTATGAAGGGGCTCGCGAAAAGCTTTTAAAAAGTAATTTTCATATTTTATCCTTAACCGAAAAAAAAGGAACCGAGGCGGTTAAAAAGCGATGCTCGGCCGCTCAATTGATTTTATTTACTAAGCAGTTAAGGCTGCTGATATCGTCCGGTTTGCCGGCGTATGAAAGTTTGCGTAATCTGGAAGAACGGTTTTTCGGAGACTCTTTAGGAGTTGTTATCCGATTTTTAAGCGATAAATTGCGAGAAGGCATTCCTTTATCTCAGGCTATGCTTGAATATCCCGAGTTTTTTAATGATTTTTATAGAACCACGATTGTATCCGGAGAATCGATAGGCGATCTTGAAGGAGCTTTACTACGTCTGGAAGAAAATTTGACCTCTGAAGCCGCTTTTAAAAAGCAACTGCTGTCTTCCTTATCTTATCCGCTGACTTTGTTTTTATTCTCTCTAGGGGTCATCGGTTTTTTCTTGATTGCCGTAGTCCCCTCGTTACAAGAGGTTTTTGAAGAAAGCGGTCTTAATACAACGACCCGACTTGTTTTCGGTGCCAGCAAATTTCTCTGTACTTACAAGTGGGGTTTATTTTTAGGATTTTTCACCGGAGGAGGATTGATATTTTTCTTTCACCGAAAGTGGGGACTTAAAAAACATGTTATGAATGCGTTAATGATCGCTGATTTTATCAAACGACTCATTATTAAATTGTCTTTAGGACGGTTTTTTAGAGTATTGAACGTGTTATTGCAGGGAGGCAGCAACCTCGTAACGGCCGTGGCTATAGCTTCACGATCATTAAATCCGGAAAGTCTTAGAACAGCCGTTGATGAAGCGATGGATCGTGTGGTTGCGGGTGGTCGTCTCAGTCAGGAATTAGCCGTATATCCCTTTATTCCTAAAACGGTTATTCAGATGGTCGCTTTAGGAGAAGATACCGGCGATCTTTCAACAACCTCCGGATATTTAGCGGATATTTATGATGAGGAAGTTCGTAGGTTCCTGCAAATGTTCGTATTTTGGAGTCAGCCTTTGATTCTTGTATTTTTGGGAGGCATTATTGCTCTCGTAATGTTAGCAGTCTTAGTGCCCTTGACGGGCGGACTCGGTTTTTGA
- a CDS encoding DUF1494 domain-containing protein — translation MKRCKQPFLLIEILICLSLMGLLLGVTVCWQSRSREVHEKNAIVHKILGEENIFYKRLRKIYEEIREELITEDDEIHAFLFNRGISKNPELSGIMRGALIYNEEEQVLKLRVTNPKLTCYEEINLLSNVLFVEDCVNTPEAITLSLRRSACKPFKERTLVYLFLKCRGY, via the coding sequence ATGAAACGATGTAAACAACCTTTTCTTTTAATCGAAATACTTATCTGCTTGTCATTAATGGGATTGCTTTTAGGAGTCACCGTTTGTTGGCAGTCGCGAAGTCGCGAAGTCCATGAAAAAAACGCTATCGTGCATAAAATTTTGGGTGAAGAGAATATTTTTTATAAGCGGTTAAGAAAGATTTATGAAGAAATTCGTGAAGAACTGATTACCGAAGATGATGAAATACATGCTTTCTTATTTAACAGAGGAATAAGTAAAAACCCGGAGTTATCGGGAATAATGCGCGGTGCACTCATTTACAATGAAGAAGAACAAGTTTTAAAACTAAGAGTTACCAATCCGAAGCTTACTTGTTATGAAGAAATCAACCTGCTAAGCAATGTTTTATTCGTTGAAGATTGTGTTAATACACCGGAAGCGATAACCTTATCTCTTAGAAGATCAGCTTGTAAACCTTTTAAAGAGAGAACGTTAGTCTATCTTTTTCTGAAGTGTAGAGGCTATTGA
- a CDS encoding HrpE/YscL family type III secretion apparatus protein — protein MKFFSLISQNTDVSPNSKIMSSEEFSTVIDASELLDRAINDSKKYKKQVEAECVVLREEAKKSGFAEGMKLWSEQLMCLEKETNNVQAKLKEALIPLAIASIKKIIGKELEMKPDIVVSLITNALKTVNQNKKITIFINPEDSEIVEGNKSEFRKVIEYADSIIISPRNDIEKGGCIIETESGIVNAQIKDQLAALEKAFTEILKESKETVSEEDKKDNTNNSTNSNQEK, from the coding sequence ATGAAATTTTTCAGCCTAATATCTCAAAATACGGATGTTTCTCCGAACTCTAAAATCATGTCATCGGAAGAGTTTTCTACCGTGATAGATGCTTCCGAGTTATTGGACCGCGCTATCAACGATTCGAAGAAATATAAGAAACAGGTAGAAGCAGAATGCGTAGTTTTACGAGAAGAAGCCAAAAAGTCAGGATTCGCTGAAGGAATGAAACTTTGGTCCGAACAACTGATGTGTTTGGAAAAAGAAACGAATAACGTGCAGGCTAAATTAAAAGAAGCTCTTATCCCCTTAGCTATTGCCAGTATTAAAAAAATCATCGGCAAGGAATTAGAGATGAAACCCGATATCGTGGTATCTTTGATTACAAATGCACTTAAAACCGTTAATCAAAATAAAAAAATTACTATTTTTATCAATCCCGAAGATTCGGAAATCGTAGAAGGAAACAAATCGGAATTCAGAAAAGTTATTGAATATGCAGACTCAATCATTATCTCCCCAAGAAATGACATAGAAAAGGGGGGCTGTATTATAGAAACGGAATCGGGTATCGTTAATGCTCAGATTAAAGATCAGTTGGCAGCACTTGAAAAAGCTTTCACGGAAATTTTAAAGGAATCCAAAGAAACCGTATCTGAGGAAGATAAAAAAGATAATACAAACAATTCTACGAATTCCAATCAGGAAAAATAA